From Deltaproteobacteria bacterium, one genomic window encodes:
- a CDS encoding transposase translates to MARANRYYIPGHVWHITHRCHKKEFLLKFSRDRENWLSWLYEAKKRFGLRILNYTVTSNHIHLLVIDSGQNVIPKSLQLIAGRTAQEFNQRKSRKGAFWEDRDHATAIERGEHLMRCLVYIDLNMVRAGVVKHPSEWLMCGYNEIQNPPDRYTLIDQQGLVDYCSVGSKDQLIKEHRQWVEEALKKEESRREASWSESIAVGTRSFIERTRAQLGLTANNGRLKEKGDQYVLREEVNAYSVHFDPKMGALSPENSYYWNDNAYITTG, encoded by the coding sequence ATGGCAAGAGCGAATAGATATTATATACCTGGTCATGTCTGGCATATAACGCACCGCTGTCACAAAAAGGAATTTCTCTTGAAGTTTTCGAGAGACAGGGAGAATTGGCTAAGCTGGCTTTATGAAGCAAAGAAGCGTTTTGGGCTGAGAATACTGAATTATACGGTCACGTCCAATCATATTCATTTGCTGGTCATAGATAGCGGGCAAAATGTCATACCAAAAAGCTTGCAATTAATAGCAGGAAGAACGGCTCAGGAATTTAATCAACGAAAAAGCCGTAAAGGGGCCTTTTGGGAAGACAGGGACCATGCGACTGCAATAGAAAGAGGTGAGCACCTGATGAGATGCCTGGTTTACATTGACCTGAATATGGTGAGAGCCGGTGTTGTAAAGCATCCCTCGGAATGGCTTATGTGTGGATATAATGAAATACAAAACCCTCCAGACAGATATACATTGATCGATCAGCAGGGACTTGTTGATTATTGTAGCGTGGGTAGTAAAGATCAATTGATAAAAGAACATAGACAATGGGTAGAGGAAGCACTGAAAAAAGAGGAGAGCCGCCGAGAAGCCAGCTGGTCAGAAAGTATTGCTGTGGGTACGAGGAGCTTCATAGAAAGAACAAGGGCGCAACTTGGTTTAACGGCAAATAATGGGCGATTAAAAGAAAAGGGTGACCAATATGTGCTTAGAGAAGAGGTAAATGCTTACAGTGTTCATTTTGACCCAAAAATGGGGGCTCTAAGCCCTGAAAACAGCTATTATTGGAATGATAATGCTTATATAACAACAGGTTAG
- a CDS encoding general glycosylation pathway protein: MGRVVYGLSGLSLALISLTMMAVGLWGIWLSVHEKTLLVKALLDGIGLMVIGMAVFDVSKFLLEEEVLHNSGTKSPSKQRETLIKFLVIIAIAVSLEALVFIFDAGKKEISHLIYPTFLLVAAVLVVIGLGVYQKLTQDEAK, encoded by the coding sequence ATGGGGCGCGTAGTTTATGGTTTGAGCGGATTAAGTCTGGCTCTGATCAGCCTCACAATGATGGCCGTTGGCTTATGGGGCATTTGGCTCTCAGTACACGAAAAAACCCTTCTTGTGAAAGCCCTTCTCGATGGAATCGGATTAATGGTGATTGGTATGGCAGTCTTTGATGTTTCCAAGTTTTTGCTGGAGGAAGAAGTCCTCCACAACAGCGGAACGAAGTCTCCCTCAAAGCAGAGAGAGACATTAATAAAGTTTCTCGTCATCATTGCTATCGCAGTAAGCCTGGAAGCCCTGGTCTTCATTTTTGATGCAGGGAAGAAAGAAATTAGTCATTTGATTTATCCAACGTTCTTGTTAGTTGCCGCAGTTTTAGTGGTGATCGGTCTTGGTGTGTATCAGAAACTGACTCAGGATGAAGCCAAATAG
- a CDS encoding glycoside hydrolase family 15 protein, which yields MPKDIPVSNGSFHLNFDSDYQIRDVYFPHVGQENHSSGQPFRFGVWADGNYSWMGPQWEKDLRYHDNSLVTNVFLKNNLLGLKLRCSDVVDMNLNIYVKEMEVINLEDKPRQVRLFFSHDFNIYGNGIGGTAYFDPRSASIIHYKMHRYFLISCWSQKQWGVKHFTCGGRGGPGELGTAQEAEKGELGANPSAWGSPHSTIGIWLDLPARGKIKTYYWMAAGTTYKEVADLNLEVHKKSPVELIRRSSRYWNTWVHKDSPQPEGLPRSVTDIYRRSLLILRTQIDNGGAIIAANDSDIIRFGKDTYSYMWGRDGAFVAAALAKAGYSHACIKYFDFCARILSDEGYMFQHYNPDGSLASNWHSWLVEGKEVLPIQEDSTALTLWALWMHYESLKDIEFIRPLYGRIIKKAADFLVSYRDPETMLPLPSYDLWEERYALHTYTVASVIAGLRAAANFARLFKDDALAANYDLAAHEMTDAVCSHLYHEGLKRFARSGSRTKEGYKLDEVIDISLLSLATLGVLDPGDERMVETAEAIREQLWLKTPVEGCARYEGDVYQRADDSPDSIPGNPWFISTLWLAEYYIDLAKDRSELLQALPYIEWCGKYALPSGVLAEQVHPLSGEPLCVSPLTWSHSAYVWTVLRYTEKKKDFEKAKKRGK from the coding sequence ATGCCTAAAGATATCCCCGTAAGCAACGGCTCTTTCCATCTGAACTTCGATTCCGATTACCAGATCCGCGACGTTTATTTCCCTCATGTGGGGCAGGAAAACCATTCAAGTGGCCAGCCCTTCCGCTTCGGCGTATGGGCCGACGGCAATTACTCATGGATGGGGCCTCAGTGGGAAAAAGACTTAAGGTATCATGACAACTCTCTTGTGACGAATGTCTTCCTGAAGAATAACCTTCTCGGCCTTAAACTCAGATGTTCCGACGTGGTGGATATGAATCTCAATATCTACGTTAAAGAAATGGAGGTCATCAACCTCGAGGATAAACCCCGTCAGGTGAGGCTCTTTTTCAGCCACGATTTTAACATCTACGGAAACGGTATCGGCGGAACGGCCTATTTCGACCCGCGAAGCGCCTCCATCATTCACTACAAGATGCACCGCTATTTCCTGATCAGCTGCTGGTCTCAGAAGCAATGGGGAGTAAAACATTTCACCTGCGGGGGAAGAGGGGGGCCGGGGGAACTCGGCACCGCACAAGAGGCCGAAAAGGGGGAGCTCGGCGCTAATCCTTCTGCCTGGGGTTCTCCTCATTCCACTATCGGGATCTGGCTCGATCTACCTGCAAGAGGGAAAATAAAGACCTATTACTGGATGGCGGCAGGCACCACCTACAAAGAGGTGGCAGACCTCAACCTGGAAGTTCACAAAAAGAGTCCGGTAGAACTGATCAGGCGGTCCTCCAGATACTGGAATACATGGGTACATAAAGATTCCCCTCAGCCGGAAGGCCTGCCCCGATCGGTGACCGACATATACAGGCGAAGCCTGCTTATACTAAGGACGCAGATCGACAACGGCGGAGCGATTATTGCCGCCAATGATTCCGACATCATCCGTTTCGGCAAAGATACCTATTCCTACATGTGGGGGAGGGACGGCGCCTTCGTTGCTGCTGCGCTGGCAAAGGCGGGATACTCCCACGCCTGCATAAAATATTTCGACTTCTGCGCCCGCATCCTCTCCGACGAGGGCTATATGTTCCAGCATTACAATCCCGACGGCTCTCTAGCCAGCAACTGGCATTCCTGGCTCGTTGAAGGCAAGGAGGTCCTTCCCATCCAGGAAGATTCGACGGCACTCACGCTATGGGCACTCTGGATGCACTATGAGAGCCTGAAGGATATAGAATTTATCAGGCCCCTTTACGGCAGGATCATTAAAAAAGCCGCCGACTTTCTAGTCTCTTACCGCGACCCTGAAACGATGCTTCCCCTGCCTTCCTACGATCTATGGGAAGAGCGTTACGCGCTGCATACCTATACGGTGGCCTCCGTTATTGCCGGTCTCAGGGCGGCGGCGAATTTTGCGAGACTCTTCAAGGATGACGCCCTGGCCGCAAACTACGATCTCGCGGCCCATGAAATGACAGATGCTGTCTGTAGCCACCTCTACCATGAGGGCTTGAAGCGCTTTGCCCGGTCCGGTTCCAGGACTAAGGAGGGATACAAGCTTGACGAGGTGATCGATATCAGTCTCCTAAGCCTGGCTACTCTTGGCGTTCTAGACCCCGGTGATGAGCGGATGGTTGAAACAGCCGAAGCAATACGTGAACAGCTCTGGCTGAAAACGCCCGTAGAAGGGTGCGCCAGATACGAGGGGGATGTCTATCAGCGTGCCGACGACAGCCCCGATAGCATTCCGGGCAATCCATGGTTTATTTCAACACTCTGGCTGGCTGAATACTATATCGACCTGGCAAAAGACAGGTCAGAGCTTCTTCAAGCGCTCCCCTATATCGAGTGGTGCGGGAAATATGCCCTTCCCTCAGGCGTTCTTGCCGAGCAGGTCCATCCCCTGAGCGGTGAACCGCTTTGCGTCTCCCCCCTTACCTGGAGTCACTCGGCCTATGTCTGGACGGTCCTCAGGTACACGGAAAAAAAGAAGGACTTTGAAAAAGCTAAAAAAAGAGGTAAATAG
- a CDS encoding glycosyltransferase family 4 protein gives MNVLHVATLNRPIRQNLGYGPIETVIYNIDKGMNDLGHRSIVACSGDSSVVGERYTTIEESFSEYWSKDTRVQRASMKSHLQRSLERAKGGDIDIIHMHDAIMVEYMFKGVMKSPVPIVMTLHVPAKEKGPFKVWNESLNSSSGAYFVPISEYQKRQHEGLVNGQEVIHHGIDVGDYPYRDITGKHDYLFSIGRITADKGQDKAIEIARITDSRLILAGNVQNKPEDRAFFKSLKKSIDLVTDAGKEFSTADYYEKVMKPIFNSDAQIIYIGEVDSDRKKLWYAHARATLFPIQWGEPFGLVLIESMACGTPIIAFNKGSVPEIVIHGETGFAVETMDEMVRAVGALRTISPTNCRKHIKENFSIASMSRKYSELYENILRKGLHA, from the coding sequence ATGAACGTACTTCATGTAGCTACGTTAAACCGGCCCATCAGGCAGAATCTGGGGTACGGTCCCATCGAAACGGTAATCTATAACATAGACAAGGGAATGAATGATCTGGGACACCGCTCCATCGTGGCCTGTTCGGGCGATTCTTCAGTCGTGGGGGAACGCTACACCACCATCGAAGAGAGTTTCAGCGAATACTGGAGCAAAGATACACGCGTTCAGCGTGCGAGTATGAAAAGCCATCTCCAAAGATCGCTGGAAAGGGCGAAGGGGGGGGATATAGACATCATCCATATGCATGACGCCATCATGGTTGAGTATATGTTCAAGGGGGTTATGAAAAGCCCCGTTCCCATCGTCATGACCCTCCATGTGCCTGCCAAAGAGAAAGGGCCCTTCAAGGTGTGGAACGAATCGCTCAATTCTTCTTCAGGAGCCTATTTTGTCCCTATCAGCGAGTACCAGAAGAGACAGCATGAAGGGCTGGTAAACGGGCAGGAGGTCATCCATCATGGCATCGACGTGGGGGATTACCCCTATAGAGACATTACGGGCAAGCACGACTATCTCTTCTCCATCGGAAGGATCACGGCCGACAAGGGGCAGGACAAGGCGATCGAGATTGCCAGGATAACGGACTCCCGCCTCATCCTCGCCGGTAATGTTCAGAACAAGCCTGAAGACCGGGCATTCTTCAAGAGCCTCAAAAAATCGATAGACCTCGTGACTGACGCGGGCAAAGAGTTCTCGACTGCCGATTATTATGAAAAGGTGATGAAACCCATCTTCAACTCAGATGCGCAGATCATCTACATCGGGGAGGTGGACAGCGATCGAAAAAAACTCTGGTACGCCCATGCACGGGCCACCCTGTTCCCTATCCAGTGGGGCGAACCCTTCGGCCTTGTCCTCATTGAATCGATGGCATGTGGAACCCCCATAATCGCCTTCAATAAAGGCTCCGTACCTGAGATCGTCATTCACGGCGAGACCGGTTTTGCCGTGGAAACGATGGATGAGATGGTCCGGGCGGTAGGTGCCTTAAGGACGATCAGTCCCACCAACTGCCGCAAGCACATCAAAGAGAACTTCTCCATTGCCAGCATGTCCCGGAAATATTCCGAGCTTTACGAGAATATTCTGAGAAAGGGGCTTCATGCCTAA
- a CDS encoding IS110 family transposase, translated as MGDAERFSSIGQAVSYCGLCSAQKESAGKIKRGPLSKQRNKHLQTVLVEAAKLAPRWNRQLARVHEREVQKGNRNRATLAVARKLVAYMLAVDKRRTGFNASEVSEAA; from the coding sequence GTGGGAGATGCAGAGCGATTTAGTTCTATAGGACAAGCTGTTAGCTATTGCGGTCTGTGCAGCGCCCAAAAGGAATCTGCCGGAAAAATTAAGAGAGGTCCTCTGTCAAAGCAGAGAAATAAACATCTCCAGACTGTGCTGGTAGAGGCTGCCAAACTGGCGCCCCGTTGGAATAGACAACTTGCCCGGGTGCATGAACGGGAAGTTCAAAAAGGAAATAGAAATCGCGCAACGCTGGCAGTGGCCAGAAAGCTTGTAGCCTATATGCTTGCTGTAGACAAACGGAGAACAGGATTTAACGCATCAGAAGTTTCGGAAGCGGCATAA